In one window of Prevotella sp. E13-17 DNA:
- a CDS encoding ABC transporter ATP-binding protein, whose protein sequence is MIKLRNITKSFGSLQVLKGIDLDIAKGEVVSIVGPSGAGKTTLLQIMGTLDRPDSGTVCVDNIDTTTLSQKQLSDFRNRHLGFVFQFHQLLPEFTALENIMIPAYIAGRSNKEAKERALELLQFMGLSERAGHKPAELSGGEKQRVAVARALVNNPAVILADEPSGSLDSKNKAELHQLFFDLRDKFGQTFVIVTHDEELATLTDRTIHMKDGLLAPIQQPADPTDPFTTTAI, encoded by the coding sequence ATGATTAAATTAAGAAATATCACCAAGAGCTTTGGTTCACTACAAGTGCTGAAAGGCATCGACCTCGACATTGCGAAAGGCGAGGTGGTGAGCATTGTGGGCCCCAGCGGTGCCGGTAAGACCACGCTGCTGCAAATCATGGGCACACTGGACCGCCCCGACAGTGGCACGGTGTGCGTGGACAACATAGACACCACCACACTCAGCCAGAAACAGCTGTCAGACTTCCGCAATCGCCATCTGGGATTCGTATTCCAGTTTCACCAGCTGCTGCCCGAGTTCACAGCTCTTGAGAACATCATGATACCGGCCTACATTGCTGGTCGCTCAAACAAAGAAGCAAAGGAACGCGCCCTGGAACTGCTGCAGTTCATGGGACTCTCTGAGCGTGCCGGTCATAAGCCTGCAGAACTGTCGGGCGGCGAGAAGCAGCGCGTGGCCGTGGCTCGTGCGCTGGTCAATAACCCAGCGGTGATCCTGGCCGACGAGCCCAGCGGTTCGCTCGACTCAAAGAACAAGGCCGAGCTGCACCAGCTGTTCTTCGACCTGCGCGACAAGTTCGGACAGACGTTTGTCATCGTGACCCACGACGAGGAGCTGGCCACACTGACCGATCGCACCATCCACATGAAAGACGGACTTCTTGCACCCATCCAGCAGCCCGCTGACCCAACAGACCCCTTCACGACAACAGCCATATGA
- a CDS encoding S1 RNA-binding domain-containing protein: MIQLGNYNTLKIVKRVDFGLYLDGGDEGEILLPKSYVTPQMRIGDEIKVFVYLDQEERTVATTETPLAIVGEFAYLEVAWINKYGAFMKWGLQKDLFCPFREQKQRMEVGKHYIVYVKEDEESHRLMATAKVDKYISQAATKSHGDETTATAGKGALLKHGDTCDCLIWQKTDLGFKCIINNKYQGLIFENQVFQPLHTGDRLTAYIDHVRQDGKIDITLQPTGRQHTLEFAEVLLRYLYENNGHCDLSDNSPAELISDRFKVSKKAFKKAVGDLYRRRLITISNDGISLA; the protein is encoded by the coding sequence ATGATACAACTTGGAAACTACAACACACTGAAAATTGTGAAGCGCGTGGACTTCGGCCTCTATCTGGACGGAGGTGACGAGGGCGAAATATTGTTGCCCAAAAGCTACGTGACACCACAGATGCGCATCGGTGATGAAATCAAGGTGTTTGTCTATCTGGACCAGGAAGAGCGCACCGTGGCCACCACCGAGACACCACTGGCCATCGTTGGCGAGTTTGCCTATCTTGAGGTGGCATGGATCAACAAGTATGGCGCTTTCATGAAATGGGGACTGCAGAAAGACCTGTTCTGCCCTTTCCGCGAACAGAAACAGCGCATGGAGGTGGGCAAACACTACATCGTCTATGTGAAAGAAGACGAAGAGAGCCACCGGCTGATGGCTACTGCCAAGGTTGATAAGTACATCAGTCAGGCAGCAACCAAGTCTCATGGAGACGAGACAACGGCAACAGCTGGCAAAGGCGCCCTACTGAAGCATGGCGACACCTGCGACTGCCTCATCTGGCAAAAGACCGACCTGGGCTTCAAGTGCATTATCAACAACAAGTATCAGGGACTGATTTTCGAGAATCAGGTGTTCCAGCCACTGCACACCGGCGACCGACTGACTGCCTACATAGACCACGTGCGTCAGGACGGCAAGATAGACATCACACTGCAACCTACCGGCCGCCAGCACACACTGGAGTTTGCCGAGGTGTTGTTGCGCTATCTATATGAGAACAACGGGCACTGCGACCTGTCGGACAACAGTCCGGCGGAACTCATCAGCGACCGCTTTAAAGTATCGAAGAAAGCTTTTAAGAAGGCTGTCGGCGATCTCTACCGCCGCCGTCTTATAACAATATCTAATGATGGGATATCATTAGCTTAA
- a CDS encoding cation:proton antiporter produces MLPLASYFPIADPTLIFFVVLLIVLFAPIIMGKLRIPHIIGMVLAGILIGPYGLNVLERDESFELFGRVGIFYIMFLAGLEMDLESVKKNTKRFITFGLLTCVIPLMLTYLMSMTLLGYNGKASFLLGCIMASNTLIAYPIIGRYGLQRNSSVMLSVGSSMISLFLSLVMLAALVGTFDENSGVVFWLFFAVKLAVYMAGCIYLIPRLTRYFLRRYSDRVMQYIFIMAVMFLSAALSSLIGLEGIFGAFFSGLILNRYIPHVSPLMNRIEFIGNALFIPYFLIGVGMLIDLHSVLDSAQVIGIVLLIAFFGTFGKALAAYTSAIIFRLPKAEGHMMFGLTSAHAAGAIAMTMVGMRIEVAPGVMLVNNEMLNGVVMMILVTCIVSTLMTDKAAKEIIFREKLNLDIDHKPQHDDEKILVCVKYPDIAPQLVYLSLLMRNEKLSRGLVALNVVYDGQNSAVEREQGLRLLEQLERQASASEVMMQTQVRLATNIANGIKHAFREFGCSEIVMGMHVHTEVSPKFWGEFIQSLYNGLNRQIVLTRFEQPLSTLRRIQVAVPSRAEFEPGFHRWLERVCRLAGQLDCRIQFHGRQESLSLIAQYINNVHPHVRGEYTPMGHWNELPKLAADIGKDQLFIVITARKGTISYKNALERLPDELTKYFAGTNLMIIFPDQYGDTKDDSMSFTEAQHYEENSIYDIVSRWIHSAKKAPKDND; encoded by the coding sequence ATGTTACCATTAGCCTCATATTTCCCCATTGCCGACCCCACGTTGATTTTCTTTGTGGTGCTGCTTATTGTGCTGTTTGCGCCTATCATCATGGGTAAATTGCGCATCCCGCACATCATCGGCATGGTGCTGGCAGGCATTTTGATAGGTCCTTACGGGCTCAATGTCCTGGAGCGCGACGAGTCGTTCGAGCTGTTTGGGCGCGTAGGCATCTTCTATATCATGTTTCTTGCCGGTCTGGAAATGGACCTGGAGAGCGTGAAGAAGAACACCAAGCGCTTCATCACCTTTGGACTGCTGACATGCGTCATACCGCTGATGCTCACCTACCTGATGTCGATGACACTGCTGGGCTACAACGGCAAGGCATCGTTTCTGCTGGGTTGCATCATGGCATCCAACACGCTGATAGCCTACCCCATCATTGGGCGCTACGGTCTGCAGCGCAACTCGAGCGTGATGCTCAGCGTGGGCTCGTCGATGATATCGCTGTTTCTGTCGCTGGTCATGCTGGCTGCGCTGGTGGGCACGTTCGACGAGAACAGTGGCGTGGTGTTCTGGTTGTTTTTTGCAGTAAAACTGGCAGTCTATATGGCCGGCTGCATCTACCTGATACCGCGACTGACGCGCTACTTCCTGCGCCGCTATAGCGACCGCGTGATGCAGTACATCTTCATCATGGCGGTGATGTTTCTCAGTGCAGCACTATCCAGTCTGATCGGTTTAGAAGGTATCTTCGGTGCCTTCTTCTCGGGTTTGATACTCAACAGATACATCCCCCACGTATCGCCGCTGATGAACCGCATCGAGTTCATTGGCAACGCACTGTTCATCCCCTACTTTCTGATTGGTGTGGGCATGCTCATTGACCTACACTCTGTGCTCGACAGCGCTCAGGTGATAGGCATCGTGCTGCTCATCGCCTTCTTTGGCACGTTTGGAAAAGCACTGGCCGCCTATACCTCGGCCATCATCTTCCGTCTGCCCAAGGCCGAGGGCCACATGATGTTCGGACTGACATCGGCCCATGCTGCTGGCGCCATCGCCATGACCATGGTGGGCATGCGCATCGAAGTGGCTCCGGGGGTGATGCTGGTAAACAACGAGATGCTGAACGGCGTGGTGATGATGATACTGGTCACCTGCATCGTCTCGACACTGATGACCGACAAGGCCGCCAAGGAAATTATCTTCCGCGAGAAGCTGAACCTGGACATAGACCACAAGCCGCAGCACGACGACGAGAAGATACTGGTCTGCGTGAAATACCCCGACATTGCGCCACAGCTGGTCTATCTGTCGCTGCTGATGCGCAACGAGAAGCTGAGCCGCGGACTAGTGGCACTGAACGTGGTGTACGACGGACAGAACAGTGCTGTGGAGCGCGAACAGGGACTGCGACTGCTGGAACAGCTGGAGCGACAGGCCAGCGCCTCGGAGGTGATGATGCAGACGCAGGTCCGACTGGCCACCAACATTGCCAACGGCATCAAACATGCCTTCCGCGAGTTTGGATGCTCAGAGATTGTGATGGGCATGCACGTGCATACGGAGGTGTCGCCTAAGTTCTGGGGTGAGTTCATCCAGAGTCTCTACAATGGTCTGAACCGACAAATCGTGCTGACACGTTTCGAACAGCCACTGAGCACGCTGCGACGCATACAGGTGGCCGTGCCCTCACGCGCAGAGTTCGAGCCGGGCTTCCACCGCTGGCTGGAGCGCGTGTGCCGACTGGCCGGACAACTGGACTGCCGCATTCAGTTCCACGGACGCCAGGAGTCGTTGTCGCTCATAGCGCAATATATTAATAATGTGCATCCGCACGTGCGCGGAGAATACACCCCCATGGGCCACTGGAACGAGTTGCCCAAGCTGGCTGCCGACATTGGCAAGGACCAGTTGTTCATCGTCATCACAGCCCGTAAGGGTACTATCAGTTATAAAAATGCCTTAGAGCGATTGCCCGATGAGCTGACGAAATACTTTGCCGGCACCAACCTCATGATCATCTTCCCCGACCAGTATGGCGACACGAAGGATGACTCCATGAGCTTCACCGAGGCACAACACTACGAGGAGAACAGCATCTATGACATCGTCTCGCGCTGGATTCACTCGGCGAAAAAAGCACCAAAAGACAATGATTAA
- a CDS encoding aspartate-semialdehyde dehydrogenase: MKVAIVGASGAVGQEFLRLLDERNFPMDELVLFGSERSAGRTYKFRGKDIEVKLLKHGDDFKDIDIAFTSAGAGTSKEFAEDITRYGCVMIDNSSAFRMDDDVPLVVPECNAEDALKRPRGIIANPNCTTIMMVVVLQPLEQLSHIKRIHVSSYQSASGAGAAAMAELQQQYKEIVETGEVKTIKKFPHQLAYNVIPQIDVFQPNGYTKEEMKMYNETRKIMHTDAKCSAMCVRVSSLRSHSESVWIETEAPISVEDAQKAIAAAPGCTLVDDPATLTYPMPLETAGKDDVFVGRVRKDLADENGLTFWLSGDQIRKGAALNAVQIGEYLVKEKALPCFGK; encoded by the coding sequence ATGAAAGTAGCTATTGTAGGTGCAAGTGGAGCAGTGGGACAGGAGTTCCTGAGACTGCTCGATGAGAGAAACTTCCCCATGGATGAATTGGTATTGTTTGGCTCCGAGCGTTCGGCTGGTCGCACATATAAGTTCCGTGGTAAGGATATCGAAGTGAAACTGCTGAAGCATGGCGACGATTTCAAGGATATTGATATCGCCTTCACATCGGCAGGTGCTGGCACCTCAAAAGAGTTTGCAGAAGACATCACCCGCTATGGCTGCGTGATGATCGACAACTCGAGCGCTTTCCGCATGGACGACGATGTGCCCTTGGTAGTGCCCGAGTGCAATGCTGAGGATGCGCTGAAGCGCCCTCGTGGCATCATTGCCAACCCCAACTGTACCACCATCATGATGGTCGTCGTGCTGCAGCCACTGGAGCAGCTGTCGCACATCAAGCGCATCCACGTCAGCTCTTACCAGAGCGCCAGTGGTGCCGGTGCCGCTGCTATGGCCGAACTGCAGCAGCAGTACAAAGAGATTGTGGAGACTGGCGAGGTGAAGACCATCAAGAAATTCCCCCACCAGCTGGCATACAACGTGATTCCCCAGATCGACGTGTTCCAGCCCAACGGCTATACCAAGGAAGAGATGAAGATGTACAACGAGACACGCAAGATTATGCATACCGATGCCAAGTGCTCGGCCATGTGTGTGCGCGTCAGCTCGCTGCGCTCTCACTCTGAGTCGGTGTGGATCGAGACCGAGGCACCCATCTCTGTCGAGGATGCCCAGAAAGCCATCGCAGCAGCTCCCGGCTGCACGCTGGTAGACGATCCCGCCACATTGACCTATCCCATGCCGCTGGAGACAGCCGGCAAGGACGACGTCTTCGTAGGTCGTGTGCGCAAAGACCTGGCCGACGAGAATGGACTCACCTTCTGGCTCAGTGGCGACCAGATTCGCAAGGGCGCAGCCCTCAACGCCGTTCAGATTGGCGAGTACTTGGTCAAAGAGAAGGCTTTGCCTTGCTTTGGTAAGTAA